A DNA window from Jaculus jaculus isolate mJacJac1 chromosome 1, mJacJac1.mat.Y.cur, whole genome shotgun sequence contains the following coding sequences:
- the Ccdc183 gene encoding coiled-coil domain-containing protein 183 produces MKVHNEAAVEGQIQELRTITRLQEQCRTLQILGEKERTAQNKATIGLLRSHIRRGAQEWAQAKKYDQWTISKACAKDASTRLAHCRSTMEVARERLRKYVFDRVNAHNVLIHLARRRGQKLESLQLQLASLRSQPDATKEELRQQQIIRQLENNIEKTMLKIDTSNKIHLLYVNLLDYLKKVLAEYPTELDKLQNLVVSYCSELSDMTTMSQEAMMITDEVKRNMRQKEATFIEERRARENRLNQQKKLIDKIHTKETSEKFRRGQQDLDFPSNIMSLETLRVRKRETSIADMEYQTEVTTLVERVKSAVQCSHLWDIAGRFLAQRNTEENLELQMEDCEERRAQLEALMKKLELEEALLRFHQTPSSISFSSIEQKMKNLLEEEETRLQLALNNMTKSQQLLLTIQTGIDNLYIRLIGISLPATQKEVAVLDTLDGYSKLAYCEGKLTYLAERMQMLSRSEEVDTKVRDALETSTLKEKHNTRLTFEDQEEDMIETFQFADVDHSYVPSRAEIKKQGQQLIEGKLKAPKKKKK; encoded by the exons ATGAAGGTGCACAATGAGGCAGCCGTGGAGGGACAGATTCAGGAGCTGAGGACCATCACTCGGCTCCAGG AGCAATGTCGGACTCTCCAgattttgggagagaaagagaggaccgCGCAGAACAAGGCTACAATTGGCCTCTTGCGCAGCCACATCCGACGTGGGGCCCAGGAGTGGGCTCAAGCCAAGAAG TACGACCAATGGACCATCTCCAAGGCCTGCGCGAAGGATGCATCCACGAGGCTGGCACACTGCCGCAGCACTATGGAG GTGGCACGGGAGAGACTGCGCAAGTACGTCTTCGACCGCGTGAACGCGCACAACGTGCTGATCCACCTGGCGCGGCGGCGCGGACAGAAGCTGGAGAGCCTGCAGCTGCAGCTGGCCAGCCTGCGCAGCCAGCCCGACGCCACCAAGGAGGAGCTGCGGCAGCAGCAG aTTATCCGTCAGCTGGAGAACAACATTGAAAAGACCATGCTCAAGATTGACACCAGTAACAAGATCCACCTGCTGTATGTGAACCTGCTAGATTACCTGAAGAAG GTGCTGGCAGAATATCCCACAGAGCTAGACAAGCTACAGAACCTGGTAGTCAGCTACTGCTCAGAGTTGTCGGATATGACCACCATGTCCCAAGAGGCAATGATGATTACAGATGAGGTCAAG AGGAACATGAGGCAAAAAGAGGCGACCTTCATTGAGGAACGCAGGGCACGGGAAAACCGGCTTAATCAACAAAAGAAACTCATCGACAAAATCCACACCAAAGAGACTAGTGAGAAGTTTCGCAGG GGCCAGCAGGACTTGGACTTCCCCTCCAATATAATGAGTTTGGAGACCTTGAGGG TAAGGAAAAGAGAGACTTCCATAGCAGATATGGAATATCAGACAGAAGTAACTACCTTGGTAGAAAGAGTCAAGTCTGCTGTGCAGTGCTCCCACCTCTGG GACATAGCTGGCCGCTTCCTGGCCCAGAGGAACACGGAAGAGAACCTGGAGTTGCAGATGGAGGACTGTGAGGAGCGACGAGCACAGTTGGAAGCCCTGATGAAGAAACTGGAGCTTGAGGAGGCTCTGCTCAGGTTCCACCAGACACCCAGCTCCATCAG CTTTAGTTCCATAGAGCAGAAGATGAAGAACTTGCTGGAAGAGGAAGAAACAAGGCTCCAGTTGGCCCTTAACAACATGACCAAGAGTCAGCAGCTGCTGCTAACCATACAGACAGGCATCGACAACCTCTACATCCGGCTCATTGGCATCTCCTTGCCAGCCACCCAG AAAGAAGTGGCAGTGTTGGACACCCTTGACGGGTACAGCAAACTCGCTTACTGTGAGGGGAAGCTCACATACTTGGCTGAACGCATGCAGATGCTGTCCAGATCTGAGGAG GTCGACACAAAGGTGAGGGATGCTCTGGAGACGTCAACTCTTAAGGAGAAACACAATACCAGGCTCACCTTTGAGGACCAAGAGGAAGACATGATAG aAACCTTTCAGTTTGCGGACGTGGACCACAGCTATGTCCCTTCGCGGGCCGAGATAAAGAAACAAGGCCAGCAGCTAATCGAGGGGAAGCTCAAGGCgcccaagaagaagaagaagtaa